The window CCTCTGTTGCAGCGTCATCTGCCGCTGctcgggcggccgcggcggcgggcggtagGGCTGCTGGCCTCCCGCCTGGCGGaagccgccgccattgccgttGCCGTATCCGCCGAACGGGGCGCTTGCACGCGGGTAGTAGTAGCCTCCAGGCCTCATCGGCCTTATTAGCTAGATCGTCGACGAGCGTataataaaacaaataaataaatttcagATGAGACGGGCCGGGAGACGAAGCGTGACACGATCGAACTTGACGcgatggtgctgctgctgccgagttTTTAAAGGGCGCGGAACAACGAGCCCGCGTCGGATTTGGGCTGATGGTGTCCTGTCGTGGGCAGCGTAGACGGGCAAAGTCCGACTACGAGCAAGAGGTGTCGAATTGATTCCGGAGATTGTAAGGCAATGGAAACCGTCCTCGTCCCGACCCCGTTTGGATCCATAACGAAGCTATACCCTAAAGTTTACTCTATTAGGTGATCCAAAAAATGGACTAAAACGTAGATTAAAGTTCAGTTCTACTCCAACTACAGTTTAGTACGTTAATAATCCTTAAAACCCACCTAATTTGAACTAAACCAACATCCGAACTGCAAAAGGACCAAACTACATCTCACTATGCGCATGTAGACACATCAGCAATGTATCCCAAAGGTAAAAAGGGTTTTTCCTATATAAGTGTCCcacctaaagtttagtccatgaATCCAAACAGAtatggactaaaatttagtcctaTGTGCAGGACCTAAGCAATGTGGCCTAGCATCTGTAAATTTTGAGTTATTCGTTTAATTACCAAAAAATGGAGGCAGAAAATCAAACCTCCCGGGGTGTTTGTGCCGTCTCGTAAAGAAAATAGCCCAAAGGCCCATCGGCCAACATTTGACGTACCGAAGTATATCGAATCAAGCTGCAGGCTCCTGTGCTATGATTCTGAGAACTTTTCAATCTCTGGTGTGATGGCATGCAGTTAAACAGTGGGATAATAAAGCAGATTCGAGGATACACAGGGTAGGCGACATGCCATATCCCCAGAATTCAGGAAAAAGTAGCGGCCAACTAATGCAAATATGTTTTAGCAAGATTACCGAAGTGAAAAATCGTATCAATGTCATGAACGAGCCTATGGGCCGATAGTGGCAGAACAATATCATAGGCTCAAACGGACAGGAGCCTTGGGCCAAGGATGCAACATTCAATCATTCCCAGGAGTGCTAAAAATAATATCAAGCATGAACGGATGATGGAGTGACAAATGTACGCAATCCATCTCCTGCGAGGTTCATGATGGTTCAAGTTCTGGCTGAGACACAGTTCAGATTATGTTTGCCAATTTAAAACATAGAACTTACAGCCACCGTTTCTTCCAAACGACGTGCCTTTGTGCCCAGAACGTTACCGGACTCGATAATTTACATACCTTCTTCCCGGTATCTTTTCCGGAAACCACAACCAACACCAGGGCTGCTTTGATGTCTCCAGACCAGCTTGCTTTGTTTCTCCTTTCCGTACGTTGCAAATGAAAGTTTCTGCAAAAAAATATCCAGAGTAACTTAGTTGCATCCTAAAACTAGCATATACAGAAAAAAACAACAGTATATGCAGTGTGTGTATTCATACGTTTACAGAAGGTAAAATTGGATCCCTAAATTTTTCTTACATAAAATTTTTCAATCTGGTAAGAAATGAAATTAGTACTATATAATTTAGATGTATTGTAGACACCAAACGTACCTGTCTCGCTCGCTTGTCAAGAGGAGTCCATGTAGGCTCGATGGACGGCACTATGGTCTTTTCATGATTTATACTTGGCTGTGCCTTGAAATCCATTCTTATGCTATGGCTCTGTGCTTTAGTTACTCCTCTGCCTTTCCCATGCCTTTGAGCCCCATTTGTAGGGCTCTGATTCCTCACAGGAGTGTTTATATTTCTTCGATGTCTGAAAGATTCAGTATTTGAAGGGTTCTGGTCCCTCAAAGGAGTGTCTGTATTTCTTTGATAACTGAAAGATTCAATAGGAGGAGCACTCAGAATTCTATATGAGCTCTCTCTCATTCTTGAATTTGACATTGCTGATGAAGCATTGCATCTAGATCGCTCTTGGCGTGCTATTCTATTTTCATTCATTTGCCTTAGATAATCCATTTCCCAACCTGAGCCTTGTGAAGCTCCATAATAACCGAAATCCTGTttcagaaaagaaagagaacttgCTGGACTCTGCATTGTTTCCTGTCTTGATTCCTGATACCTGCTGGCtagatcatttctgcgagagcTTGTGGCGATATCCCCATCCAAATGACCTGTCCATGTTTGATTTGTACCGCACCAAACATCCCAGTCACAAGGGTCGCTATTGATCTCTAGTGCTGATGGAAATGTTGGATGGCTGGAAGCTCTGCAGAATGATGATCTGCTGGTGGGAAAGGAACTTCTGATTGGCTGCTTAGCTCCCGATTCGGCATGCCCAGAGAAATTGCATGTGTCCACCATACTGCTAGTCCTTTCATTGTATGGTCTGAAATTTGGAGACAACTCGGTGATGAAGTCATCATCTATCATCTGATTCCTAGCAACTGTGTCCACGCCATGTTTTCTTGGCTTATAAGAGACACCTTTCCTCCCCATATTCAAATTTTGATCAACAATAAAGACTTCTGGGAGCTCAGGCATTGTATCCTCTATGTGAGAGAATTTCCTTAACATAGGTGGTGGCAACACCTTGTCATGTTCATAATCACCACACAATTGATCACGAGGATTAGGGCAGGCAGGATCGTTGATTGCTACTGAAAAGTCCACAACacgctttttcttttttcttgtggACTGTAATAATGCACTACTGATATCTGAATCTACAGAAGAGCATTCAGTCATTACGGACCTTGATTCACCTAACTCACCAAATTTGCACAAAGCACTGAAGAGATGGATGTTCTGTGGTGGCAAACAATACTTTTCAACAGCCTGAGTGCGTTGCTCATGTGACCATCCGAGGAAATCCACAAGACTACCAGAAGAAAGTATCATATGTGCAGACAGAGGCATAATTGAAGGGAATGCTGTGAGAAATGATTCGGCCAAACTTTCTGATTCAGGTATATCTGGAGGAGCTTGATTTTTCCTAACAACATTCCTGGTGCAATTGAGAATGATTTGATCTGTTGATTTGGGCGTTTGTGAGAAAAATAGCTGCAAATTCATGTCCAAGCTAGCAGCTGAAGCATATAGAGAATCAGATGCCTCCATTACAGAAGAAAGGAAGCGGTTTTCAACCTCGAAGACCTGCAAAAGTGGAATATACAAATCGTTCTGTTACAATATACCAAAAATAGCACAAAAGAATAAGACAAACAAGTGTAACATATGTGCATTCATAAGCTCTCAATGGCGTGGCATGCCAACTCTATTTATGGAAAATCAAGTTCTCCAACAGGAATGAAACCTATTACCATTATGCAGCCACTGAAACAGAAGCTAATCGGCATCAGAATGTTGGCACAAATGTCTTGTATAAAATTTGTTATAGTGGATGTGTCCGCTGATATTGTTAATTCGCTGGACCCAAAGGTTCTGGTATCATACCATAGTACACAAACTGCAGCGCCAAGTATTAGGTCCACAGGCAGATCAACATCTCGCTCTACAACCTGCATTCCTTCTTTCTCCAAAGCTAGTATCTGCTGATAAGATGATCTTCGAGAGAACAGCATATGCTTTCCATGATTTACAGTATTTACAACAATCACTACCTCTGGGGCAGACAATGTTCCTAACTTGGTGCTGTCAGTTTTCACACTGAGAGGGAAGTCACTAGCTGACGCTGATTGGTTGTCTTGGGGTTTTTTTAGCACATTGGCAGATACAGAAGAAGTGGAGCTACTCTTCTCAACTGCAGGCACAATTTTTTGTGAATTGACAAAGGTTATTTGGTTCAAGGTATTGAGCTGTTCAGCTGCAGGCAGAAAGTTATGTGAATCAACAATATTCTTTTCATCCAAAATTCCCTGATTCTGTAGTTGACCATCCACAGGGATTTTTTTTGATGGATCAGCAGCGAGGTGATTGCTCAGCTTTTCCTGCAGATGTTCCTGTTGGTTTGTTGTTGGTACAAAGTTTAATGAATCAACGATACGCATTTTGTTCATCTTTTCCTGCAAGTCTTTCTGAAGTGTATGCACAACAGCATCCTGCAAATAATCATGAAAGGAAAACTTAGGCTCTTCGGTGTTAACAAAAACATTTGCTGCCCCATTAGTCATTTGAGACCTTCAGTGTGGAGTGTGGACCCTCAAAATCCATACCACTTTCATTATCCAACACGTAAAATCCATGCTCATCAAAACTAGACATCATGGATACAAAGTTTTATGAGTAAGTTGATAATATAGTTATTTGCATTTTTCCATTACACATATGAACACATTTTGGTGAGTGACACATAGAaatgaaaaagggaaaaaagggACACATTTTTACCTCCATCTTTGGTGTAGGAATTTATGGAACACCTAGAGAGAAAAGAGATACTCTAAGCTTTATATGTAATCAATaagttttataaagaaaattaaCTTGAATGGATAATAGATGTACCAACAATTAAAAGAACCAGGCCCACATTTCAATGCATGTGCGCTCATAAAGCAGAAGGCAAGTTATGAACAGAAGGACCAAAATAGATATAAAGATTGAATTAGTTCGACTGGAAAAGAGTGATTGATACCAATGTGGATTTCAGATCCTTGTCTGTGTGATTGTCTTCGACAAGAGCAACTGGAAAGTCTTCATCATTGAGTGTGACATACAGGAAATGCAGTGGTGGCAAATCATCTAATTTGGGAGACAGTGATAACAAGGTAGATGATTTATTTGGACCTCCATATTCCAGTATCATGCTAAACTCACTGAAAGGGAATGAAGCTGGAATGTTCCTTCAGGATGGAAAAGAAATGAGTGAcctataatatttttttcttgaatgcgAGCGATATGATATGTGAGAACAGAAAAACTAATAAAATTATAAAGCACACAAAAAAACTGTCTACAGAAAGTGATAAGAAACTTTTTGGATGACCTATATGAGATTTCTAAGATGTTACACTATGCACTATCTGCATATGCTCCAAAATTTTCAAAGTGCTAAAGTGTTTTATGATTTCATTAATTATCAAAAGAATAAAAGGTCAGGTGGTAATAAATGAAACTAGACTGGCAAACAAGCAGAAAAGGTTGATCAATTCATACCTTCCATACAGTTAAAAATTATGTGAAACATTCACCTAGTTTTAAATTATAACCATGTGTAGTAGATTCTTAGTGTCGTAATAGACTGAATTATTTATAACATTTTTATATCAAAAAAAGAACTAGGAACTGAACATGTGTACTGTAATGCTGAAACGAGAACTGATTGCATCTTACCATAAATTACATATTCTTTGGACAAATTTCTAGTTTATACAAAAGTTGGAGAAATAAATTCACCAGTTATAATCAATTAATCATATCACTCATGATCCTACCAAAACTAGGCCTTTAGGATCCTTCAATCCAAAGCATATTTTTATACATCTTTTATTACATATGAATAGCGGCATACCATGCTTAAGAGTATAAATATGAAAAGTTATCATGAAGATTAAATGGCTAACTGCAAGAACCAAATAATATGTTTTTATACTTTTGTAGTAACAAAACTGAAGAGACAAGGAAAAAGCGCTGATAATTGGCTTAAATGCGACCTAATTCCAATCCATATGGACTTACTTGTTATCTAGCAGAATGCAGTCTGATTTCCATAATTCTTCTAGCATCCAAGTTTTAGAGTTTGTCTTGACCACTGGATCTGAGTAAGTTGCAGAAGGGTATGTTCCAACCTCAACAGATGTCATCTTCATAGCAGTTAGCTTTCGACCCAATGGCAACCAGAATGTTCTATCA is drawn from Panicum virgatum strain AP13 chromosome 1N, P.virgatum_v5, whole genome shotgun sequence and contains these coding sequences:
- the LOC120656609 gene encoding protein SHORTAGE IN CHIASMATA 1 homolog isoform X1 produces the protein MRTRFLSDDFVAPSPSAAAAASSDRALALASLPFPYIPVSTPPEPHLPDPLPFPADFLPVASVSGDDLDSLPVASALSEFLASVVPHPLPVPDISAADEGLDDYLHGRGVYGKGYSSTDPAAFKIPKGLDEMSRDKGEKEEGSSLEPFALKKERELLKELRFEVVEVDVLPVLQRKIASFDDEDPDGGVMFSFGVPDVKIHLDFIDIDTETTITYPAEVAESIYQVEKIPVKHDDDEDCPYARDGYCLEIAGLEHGLIVPQLEISRNSWELDECPAKPVISNIFLNIAENLNDGAQVHLPSFDSTEFLRSRDMDMLAFVCEDAPHVEYQADKPITAKDVAEMDLVRINDNILLEKKSAFYPLKPDGTCSDLPCFMLFEEPEITDFPSDDAFKMLVQSEKAEMNTSDEIFKDDFDQARRFYESVVSSELALVDDTFKSLPTPILNDDKAVRSMFPPIEEVLCSLKPLPLSAADGIYLDWHLLSEGPCSRESCSTHASMVEEVKPCSLSSELQISCQQTPAFGIDFLEDFKKSAMLQHEDKQNEIYVPEPISHDPSAKLEAAQKYKQESDVTGHSHMERPSEKESSLLESMSQSNELNYYLNVKNGTNKVRNNENAFTSDIPPSKQQAIPFSTRPKVDKLIEIHPVRLSDLIRGLIKDIHVNYSSALQVSTYFRHSFSDGQGLNISKQKLLELITGESSEGLYNHCKNEDKMELIVLYALKQVAYYLCFFGLHAAYLYIGNLTAIFESIPEGLRNIQCCIGEARLKAEKQLFESHPSLSDIETILKSNTQIGQKILIVSDRTFWLPLGRKLTAMKMTSVEVGTYPSATYSDPVVKTNSKTWMLEELWKSDCILLDNKNIPASFPFSEFSMILEYGGPNKSSTLLSLSPKLDDLPPLHFLYVTLNDEDFPVALVEDNHTDKDLKSTLDAVVHTLQKDLQEKMNKMRIVDSLNFVPTTNQQEHLQEKLSNHLAADPSKKIPVDGQLQNQGILDEKNIVDSHNFLPAAEQLNTLNQITFVNSQKIVPAVEKSSSTSSVSANVLKKPQDNQSASASDFPLSVKTDSTKLGTLSAPEVVIVVNTVNHGKHMLFSRRSSYQQILALEKEGMQVVERDVDLPVDLILGAAVCVLWYDTRTFGSSELTISADTSTITNFIQDICANILMPISFCFSGCIMVFEVENRFLSSVMEASDSLYASAASLDMNLQLFFSQTPKSTDQIILNCTRNVVRKNQAPPDIPESESLAESFLTAFPSIMPLSAHMILSSGSLVDFLGWSHEQRTQAVEKYCLPPQNIHLFSALCKFGELGESRSVMTECSSVDSDISSALLQSTRKKKKRVVDFSVAINDPACPNPRDQLCGDYEHDKVLPPPMLRKFSHIEDTMPELPEVFIVDQNLNMGRKGVSYKPRKHGVDTVARNQMIDDDFITELSPNFRPYNERTSSMVDTCNFSGHAESGAKQPIRSSFPTSRSSFCRASSHPTFPSALEINSDPCDWDVWCGTNQTWTGHLDGDIATSSRRNDLASRYQESRQETMQSPASSLSFLKQDFGYYGASQGSGWEMDYLRQMNENRIARQERSRCNASSAMSNSRMRESSYRILSAPPIESFSYQRNTDTPLRDQNPSNTESFRHRRNINTPVRNQSPTNGAQRHGKGRGVTKAQSHSIRMDFKAQPSINHEKTIVPSIEPTWTPLDKRARQKLSFATYGKEKQSKLVWRHQSSPGVGCGFRKRYREEGM
- the LOC120656609 gene encoding protein SHORTAGE IN CHIASMATA 1 homolog isoform X2 — translated: MRTRFLSDDFVAPSPSAAAAASSDRALALASLPFPYIPVSTPPEPHLPDPLPFPADFLPVASVSGDDLDSLPVASALSEFLASVVPHPLPVPDISAADEGLDDYLHGRGVYGKGYSSTDPAAFKIPKGLDEMSRDKGEKEEGSSLEPFALKKERELLKELRFEVVEVDVLPDFIDIDTETTITYPAEVAESIYQVEKIPVKHDDDEDCPYARDGYCLEIAGLEHGLIVPQLEISRNSWELDECPAKPVISNIFLNIAENLNDGAQVHLPSFDSTEFLRSRDMDMLAFVCEDAPHVEYQADKPITAKDVAEMDLVRINDNILLEKKSAFYPLKPDGTCSDLPCFMLFEEPEITDFPSDDAFKMLVQSEKAEMNTSDEIFKDDFDQARRFYESVVSSELALVDDTFKSLPTPILNDDKAVRSMFPPIEEVLCSLKPLPLSAADGIYLDWHLLSEGPCSRESCSTHASMVEEVKPCSLSSELQISCQQTPAFGIDFLEDFKKSAMLQHEDKQNEIYVPEPISHDPSAKLEAAQKYKQESDVTGHSHMERPSEKESSLLESMSQSNELNYYLNVKNGTNKVRNNENAFTSDIPPSKQQAIPFSTRPKVDKLIEIHPVRLSDLIRGLIKDIHVNYSSALQVSTYFRHSFSDGQGLNISKQKLLELITGESSEGLYNHCKNEDKMELIVLYALKQVAYYLCFFGLHAAYLYIGNLTAIFESIPEGLRNIQCCIGEARLKAEKQLFESHPSLSDIETILKSNTQIGQKILIVSDRTFWLPLGRKLTAMKMTSVEVGTYPSATYSDPVVKTNSKTWMLEELWKSDCILLDNKNIPASFPFSEFSMILEYGGPNKSSTLLSLSPKLDDLPPLHFLYVTLNDEDFPVALVEDNHTDKDLKSTLDAVVHTLQKDLQEKMNKMRIVDSLNFVPTTNQQEHLQEKLSNHLAADPSKKIPVDGQLQNQGILDEKNIVDSHNFLPAAEQLNTLNQITFVNSQKIVPAVEKSSSTSSVSANVLKKPQDNQSASASDFPLSVKTDSTKLGTLSAPEVVIVVNTVNHGKHMLFSRRSSYQQILALEKEGMQVVERDVDLPVDLILGAAVCVLWYDTRTFGSSELTISADTSTITNFIQDICANILMPISFCFSGCIMVFEVENRFLSSVMEASDSLYASAASLDMNLQLFFSQTPKSTDQIILNCTRNVVRKNQAPPDIPESESLAESFLTAFPSIMPLSAHMILSSGSLVDFLGWSHEQRTQAVEKYCLPPQNIHLFSALCKFGELGESRSVMTECSSVDSDISSALLQSTRKKKKRVVDFSVAINDPACPNPRDQLCGDYEHDKVLPPPMLRKFSHIEDTMPELPEVFIVDQNLNMGRKGVSYKPRKHGVDTVARNQMIDDDFITELSPNFRPYNERTSSMVDTCNFSGHAESGAKQPIRSSFPTSRSSFCRASSHPTFPSALEINSDPCDWDVWCGTNQTWTGHLDGDIATSSRRNDLASRYQESRQETMQSPASSLSFLKQDFGYYGASQGSGWEMDYLRQMNENRIARQERSRCNASSAMSNSRMRESSYRILSAPPIESFSYQRNTDTPLRDQNPSNTESFRHRRNINTPVRNQSPTNGAQRHGKGRGVTKAQSHSIRMDFKAQPSINHEKTIVPSIEPTWTPLDKRARQKLSFATYGKEKQSKLVWRHQSSPGVGCGFRKRYREEGM
- the LOC120656609 gene encoding protein SHORTAGE IN CHIASMATA 1 homolog isoform X4, which codes for MSRDKGEKEEGSSLEPFALKKERELLKELRFEVVEVDVLPVLQRKIASFDDEDPDGGVMFSFGVPDVKIHLDFIDIDTETTITYPAEVAESIYQVEKIPVKHDDDEDCPYARDGYCLEIAGLEHGLIVPQLEISRNSWELDECPAKPVISNIFLNIAENLNDGAQVHLPSFDSTEFLRSRDMDMLAFVCEDAPHVEYQADKPITAKDVAEMDLVRINDNILLEKKSAFYPLKPDGTCSDLPCFMLFEEPEITDFPSDDAFKMLVQSEKAEMNTSDEIFKDDFDQARRFYESVVSSELALVDDTFKSLPTPILNDDKAVRSMFPPIEEVLCSLKPLPLSAADGIYLDWHLLSEGPCSRESCSTHASMVEEVKPCSLSSELQISCQQTPAFGIDFLEDFKKSAMLQHEDKQNEIYVPEPISHDPSAKLEAAQKYKQESDVTGHSHMERPSEKESSLLESMSQSNELNYYLNVKNGTNKVRNNENAFTSDIPPSKQQAIPFSTRPKVDKLIEIHPVRLSDLIRGLIKDIHVNYSSALQVSTYFRHSFSDGQGLNISKQKLLELITGESSEGLYNHCKNEDKMELIVLYALKQVAYYLCFFGLHAAYLYIGNLTAIFESIPEGLRNIQCCIGEARLKAEKQLFESHPSLSDIETILKSNTQIGQKILIVSDRTFWLPLGRKLTAMKMTSVEVGTYPSATYSDPVVKTNSKTWMLEELWKSDCILLDNKNIPASFPFSEFSMILEYGGPNKSSTLLSLSPKLDDLPPLHFLYVTLNDEDFPVALVEDNHTDKDLKSTLDAVVHTLQKDLQEKMNKMRIVDSLNFVPTTNQQEHLQEKLSNHLAADPSKKIPVDGQLQNQGILDEKNIVDSHNFLPAAEQLNTLNQITFVNSQKIVPAVEKSSSTSSVSANVLKKPQDNQSASASDFPLSVKTDSTKLGTLSAPEVVIVVNTVNHGKHMLFSRRSSYQQILALEKEGMQVVERDVDLPVDLILGAAVCVLWYDTRTFGSSELTISADTSTITNFIQDICANILMPISFCFSGCIMVFEVENRFLSSVMEASDSLYASAASLDMNLQLFFSQTPKSTDQIILNCTRNVVRKNQAPPDIPESESLAESFLTAFPSIMPLSAHMILSSGSLVDFLGWSHEQRTQAVEKYCLPPQNIHLFSALCKFGELGESRSVMTECSSVDSDISSALLQSTRKKKKRVVDFSVAINDPACPNPRDQLCGDYEHDKVLPPPMLRKFSHIEDTMPELPEVFIVDQNLNMGRKGVSYKPRKHGVDTVARNQMIDDDFITELSPNFRPYNERTSSMVDTCNFSGHAESGAKQPIRSSFPTSRSSFCRASSHPTFPSALEINSDPCDWDVWCGTNQTWTGHLDGDIATSSRRNDLASRYQESRQETMQSPASSLSFLKQDFGYYGASQGSGWEMDYLRQMNENRIARQERSRCNASSAMSNSRMRESSYRILSAPPIESFSYQRNTDTPLRDQNPSNTESFRHRRNINTPVRNQSPTNGAQRHGKGRGVTKAQSHSIRMDFKAQPSINHEKTIVPSIEPTWTPLDKRARQKLSFATYGKEKQSKLVWRHQSSPGVGCGFRKRYREEGM
- the LOC120656609 gene encoding protein SHORTAGE IN CHIASMATA 1 homolog isoform X3, which encodes MRTRFLSDDFVAPSPSAAAAASSDRALALASLPFPYIPVSTPPEPHLPDPLPFPADFLPVASVSGDDLDSLPVASALSEFLASVVPHPLPVPDISAADEGLDDYLHGRGVYGKGYSSTDPAAFKIPKGLDEMSRDKGEKEEGSSLEPFALKKERELLKELRFEVVEVDVLPVLQRKIASFDDEDPDGGVMFSFGVPDVKIHLDFIDIDTETTITYPAEVAESIYQVEKIPVKHDDDEDCPYARDGYCLEIAGLEHGLIVPQLEISRNSWELDECPAKPVISNIFLNIAENLNDGAQVHLPSFDSTEFLRSRDMDMLAFVCEDAPHVEYQADKPITAKDVAEMDLVRINDNILLEKKSAFYPLKPDGTCSDLPCFMLFEEPEITDFPSDDAFKMLVQSEKAEMNTSDEIFKDDFDQARRFYESVVSSELALVDDTFKSLPTPILNDDKAVRSMFPPIEEVLCSLKPLPLSAADGIYLDWHLLSEGPCSRESCSTHASMVEEVKPCSLSSELQISCQQTPAFGIDFLEDFKKSAMLQHEDKQNEIYVPEPISHDPSAKLEAAQKYKQESDVTGHSHMERPSEKESSLLESMSQSNELNYYLNVKNGTNKVRNNENAFTSDIPPSKQQAIPFSTRPKVDKLIEIHPVRLSDLIRGLIKDIHVNYSSALQVAYYLCFFGLHAAYLYIGNLTAIFESIPEGLRNIQCCIGEARLKAEKQLFESHPSLSDIETILKSNTQIGQKILIVSDRTFWLPLGRKLTAMKMTSVEVGTYPSATYSDPVVKTNSKTWMLEELWKSDCILLDNKNIPASFPFSEFSMILEYGGPNKSSTLLSLSPKLDDLPPLHFLYVTLNDEDFPVALVEDNHTDKDLKSTLDAVVHTLQKDLQEKMNKMRIVDSLNFVPTTNQQEHLQEKLSNHLAADPSKKIPVDGQLQNQGILDEKNIVDSHNFLPAAEQLNTLNQITFVNSQKIVPAVEKSSSTSSVSANVLKKPQDNQSASASDFPLSVKTDSTKLGTLSAPEVVIVVNTVNHGKHMLFSRRSSYQQILALEKEGMQVVERDVDLPVDLILGAAVCVLWYDTRTFGSSELTISADTSTITNFIQDICANILMPISFCFSGCIMVFEVENRFLSSVMEASDSLYASAASLDMNLQLFFSQTPKSTDQIILNCTRNVVRKNQAPPDIPESESLAESFLTAFPSIMPLSAHMILSSGSLVDFLGWSHEQRTQAVEKYCLPPQNIHLFSALCKFGELGESRSVMTECSSVDSDISSALLQSTRKKKKRVVDFSVAINDPACPNPRDQLCGDYEHDKVLPPPMLRKFSHIEDTMPELPEVFIVDQNLNMGRKGVSYKPRKHGVDTVARNQMIDDDFITELSPNFRPYNERTSSMVDTCNFSGHAESGAKQPIRSSFPTSRSSFCRASSHPTFPSALEINSDPCDWDVWCGTNQTWTGHLDGDIATSSRRNDLASRYQESRQETMQSPASSLSFLKQDFGYYGASQGSGWEMDYLRQMNENRIARQERSRCNASSAMSNSRMRESSYRILSAPPIESFSYQRNTDTPLRDQNPSNTESFRHRRNINTPVRNQSPTNGAQRHGKGRGVTKAQSHSIRMDFKAQPSINHEKTIVPSIEPTWTPLDKRARQKLSFATYGKEKQSKLVWRHQSSPGVGCGFRKRYREEGM